In the Candidatus Hinthialibacter antarcticus genome, CATTCGTAAAGACAGGATCAGCATCACTCGCCACATCAATGCTTTCATTCAATAACCCGCTGCCAGTCGACAGCGCACCAAAGAAAATTCGAATCGGCGTTGTGGGCGGCGGCTTCGGATGCAGTTTTCAATGGCGCGAACATCCTGATTGCATCGTCGAAGCCGTCAGCGATTTGCGAGCAGACCGCCTGCAACGGCTTGTGGAAACCTACAAGTGCCAAAAGACGTATCCCTCGCTTGAAGAGTTGGTGAAAGACCCAAAGATTGATGCGGTCGCTATATTCACCGATGCGCCATTGCATGTTCCTCACGTTATTGAATGTATGAAGCATGGCAAGCATTGCATCTCAGCCGTGCCCGCCGCTTGCGCAACCATGGAACAAGCAGACCAATTATATGAAACCGTCAAAACCCACCGTCTGACCTACATGATGGCTGAAACGAGCTATTTCCAGCAATTTACGATCTCCGCGCGAAAGTTTTATCAGGACGGTCTATTTGGAAATTTGTATTATTGCGAATCTGAATATCAGCATGACGGCCTGGATCATCTTTTTCACTACAATGGCGAACGTACATGGCGCTATGGCTACGCGCCCATGCACTACCCCACTCATTGCACCGCTCATCTCGTCGGCGTAACCGGCGAGCGATTGACCGAAGTCGTTTGCCACGGCTGGGGCGATGATGACCAAGCGCTCAAAGATAATGCATACGGCAATCCGTTCTGGAACGAATCAGCCATGTTCAAAACGAGTCGAGACAACGCGTTTCGAGTGAACATCTGGTGGAAAGGCGCCCACCGCGGCTGCGAACGCGCAGAATGGATCGGAGACCGGATGAGTTTTTACGCGCCGCATCAAAATGGAATCGGTTCTGTCATTGTCCGTCGCGGAAAACAAACCGAAACAGACGATGCGGGCTTTACGCGCAACCTGCCCAATTTTGAAAACTATGAGCAGATCGAATGGTGGAAAACCGACATGCTGCCCGAACCGATGCGGCATAACAGCGGTCACGACGGGTCGCATACTTTTTTGACGCACGAGTTCATCGAGGCTTTAACGCAAGACCGTCCGCCTGCCGTCGATGTTGTCGAAGCGCTGTCGTATACCGTACCGGGGATCATGGCCCATCAATCAGCCCTTGAAGGCGGAACCCGGAAAACGATCAAGCAATACGAGCCAATCGCAGCCAATTGAAAGAGCGGCGCAACAGTTGGGAGAGGGGATTTGATGTTGACAATTTTATATCCATTCAATTGATGAGACGCGGTCTTGAAATCGCCGCCGCTTGTTCCTTCTCCCTTTGGGAGAAGGTGAGGATGAGGGAGCAGTAAACTCAATTCGTCAGCGCCAATGAGTAAGGCGAAGCCCTCACCCTAGCCCTCTCCCAGGGGGAGAGGGGATTTGATGTTGACAATTTTATATCCATTCAATTGATGAGACGCGGTCTTGAAATCGCCGCCGCTCGTTCCTTCTCCCTTTGGGAGAAGGTGAGGATGAGGGAGCAGTAAAACGTAATTTGTCAGCGCCAATCAGTAAGGCGATGCCCTCACCCTAGCCCTCTCCCAGGGGGAGAGGGGATTTGATGTTGAACTCAAGTTTTGTCATTGTCGGTTATCGCGTCGTTGTCGTCATCGTCGTCAAGCGGTTCGATGATTTGGATGCCCTCGGTCTTACGGATGTGGGCGATGTAGGAATAAACATAATTCATTTCGGTAGAAAATTGGATGGGAG is a window encoding:
- a CDS encoding Gfo/Idh/MocA family oxidoreductase; the encoded protein is MLSKLARRSFVKTGSASLATSMLSFNNPLPVDSAPKKIRIGVVGGGFGCSFQWREHPDCIVEAVSDLRADRLQRLVETYKCQKTYPSLEELVKDPKIDAVAIFTDAPLHVPHVIECMKHGKHCISAVPAACATMEQADQLYETVKTHRLTYMMAETSYFQQFTISARKFYQDGLFGNLYYCESEYQHDGLDHLFHYNGERTWRYGYAPMHYPTHCTAHLVGVTGERLTEVVCHGWGDDDQALKDNAYGNPFWNESAMFKTSRDNAFRVNIWWKGAHRGCERAEWIGDRMSFYAPHQNGIGSVIVRRGKQTETDDAGFTRNLPNFENYEQIEWWKTDMLPEPMRHNSGHDGSHTFLTHEFIEALTQDRPPAVDVVEALSYTVPGIMAHQSALEGGTRKTIKQYEPIAAN